In the Topomyia yanbarensis strain Yona2022 chromosome 3, ASM3024719v1, whole genome shotgun sequence genome, one interval contains:
- the LOC131693530 gene encoding probable cytochrome P450 9f2, translating into MEVDLVVALAIGAIILLIFHYLSKKHEYILPKPIPCVKPMFFMGSTAPIMFRRRDFPTHIKILYNTFPDCKMIGFYDLLKPMYMPRDPDVIKKIGVKDFDFFMDHTPMMSNGNPEEEVGGDSLFSNSLFALRGQKWRDMRSTLSPAFTGSKMRHMFELVAECARSMVDFFNTEANAGKGLELEMKDTFSRFGNDVIATVAFGIEVNSLKDRENEFFVAGKKLLDFQKITVLIKMLLMRSVPWLMQKLGIEIMDSNLTGYFKKMIVDNMKQRDVHNIVRNDMIHMLMEVRKGSLKHLKDELDQKDAGFATVEESSVGKTTHTRIWTENELIAQCFLFFLAGFDTVSTAMTFLAYELTANPDIQNRLHDEIVQTNQLLNGTPLTYEVLQKMVYLDMVVSESLRKWPPALGSDRYCTKDYVYDDGAGTRFTIEKDQTILIPTYAIHHDPKYYPNPEMFDPERFSETNRSKIDIATYLPFGVGPRNCIGSRLALMEVKLILYYLLKDFSLEPTEKTQIPLQLSKNMFALQAEKGVWVGIKPRSGY; encoded by the exons ATGGAAGTGGACTTGGTTGTGGCGTTGGCCATCGGTGCCATTATACTGCTgatatttcattatttgtcGAAAAAACATGAATACATTCTACCGAAACCGATACCGTGCGTTAAACCGATGTTTTTCATGGGCAGCACCGCTCCGATTATGTTCCGAAGAAGGGACTTTCCGACTCACATAAAAATTCTGTACAATACCTTTCCGGACTGCAA AATGATAGGCTTCTACGACTTACTGAAACCGATGTACATGCCACGCGACCCAGACGTTATCAAGAAGATTGGCGTTAAAGATTTTGACTTTTTTATGGACCACACCCCTATGATGAGCAACGGTAACCCGGAGGAAGAGGTCGGTGGAGACAGCCTGTTCAGTAACTCGTTGTTTGCGTTGCGCGGTCAAAAGTGGAGAGACATGCGATCGACGCTGAGTCCGGCGTTCACCGGGAGTAAGATGCGACATATGTTCGAGCTAGTGGCGGAATGTGCCCGGTCAATGGTGGATTTTTTCAACACCGAAGCGAATGCTGGAAAAGGTTTAGAGCTCGAGATGAAGGATACTTTCTCGCGGTTTGGAAATGATGTCATCGCAACGGTCGCGTTTGGCATTGAGGTGAATTCGTTGAAGGATCGTGAAAATGAGTTTTTTGTGGCTGGAAAAAAGTTACTGGATTTCCAAAAGATTACGGTCCTCATTAAGATGTTGCTGATGAGAAGCGTACCATGGTTGATGCAAAAGCTAGGAATCGAGATCATGGACTCAAATCTAACAGGCTACTTTAAGAAAATGATTGTTGATAACATGAAGCAGAGAGACGTGCATAACATTGTACGCAATGATATGATTCATATGCTGATGGAGGTTCGGAAGGGTTCGTTGAAGCATCTTAAGGACGAGCTCGACCAGAAAGACGCGGGCTTTGCTACCGTAGAAGAGTCCAGTGTTGGAAAAACGACACACACTCGAATATGGACCGAAAACGAGTTAATTGCACAGTGTTTCCTTTTCTTCCTAGCGGGATTCGACACCGTGTCTACGGCTATGACCTTTTTGGCTTATGAGCTAACCGCTAACCCGGATATTCAGAATCGTCTGCATGACGAAATTGTCCAAACCAATCAATTGCTAAACGGTACCCCTCTAACTTACGAAGTCCTTCAAAAAATGGTATACTTGGATATGGTAGTTTCGGAATCCCTCCGCAAGTGGCCACCGGCTCTCGGTTCCGACCGGTACTGCACTAAAGACTACGTGTACGATGACGGAGCTGGAACTCGCTTCACCATCGAGAAAGATCAAACAATTTTGATTCCAACGTACGCCATCCATCACGATCCAAAGTACTATCCAAATCCGGAAATGTTTGATCCGGAGCGTTTCAGCGAGACAAATCGATCGAAAATCGATATTGCTACCTATCTACCATTCGGAGTGGGTCCGAGAAATTGCATAGGCTCACGGCTGGCCCTGATGGAGGTCAAATTGATTCTGTACTATCTGCTGAAAGACTTCAGCTTGGAGCCGACTGAGAAAACGCAGATTCCTTTGCAGTTGTCTAAAAATATGTTTGCACTTCAGGCCGAGAAGGGCGTGTGGGTGGGTATCAAACCTAGGAGTGGCTACTGA